Proteins encoded in a region of the Ruegeria sp. AD91A genome:
- a CDS encoding TetR/AcrR family transcriptional regulator, protein MARTQGSHSDITGPRIRKAALNLFARHGYAAVSMRQIAKEVGVQAGALYNYTPDKQSLLYRLMREHMQELLSALNALERCDDCQQALRRFVGFHIRFHLQRPDEVFIAYMELRNLSPENFAEIEDLRRQYENALEDILHSGQQAGQFAIPDTKIATLAVIAMLNGVMTWYRSGGRLSLDEVEQIYWNMVHKAVTA, encoded by the coding sequence ATGGCACGTACTCAAGGCTCCCACTCTGATATTACAGGCCCGCGCATCCGAAAGGCGGCCCTGAACCTGTTTGCCCGCCACGGCTATGCAGCGGTCTCGATGCGACAGATCGCGAAAGAGGTCGGCGTTCAAGCGGGGGCGTTGTACAATTACACGCCGGACAAGCAGAGTTTGCTGTATCGGTTAATGCGGGAACATATGCAGGAGCTGCTTTCAGCGCTCAACGCGCTGGAGCGCTGCGATGACTGTCAGCAAGCGTTGCGCCGATTTGTTGGCTTTCACATTCGTTTCCATTTGCAACGCCCTGACGAGGTGTTCATCGCCTATATGGAACTGCGCAACCTCTCACCCGAAAACTTCGCCGAAATCGAAGACCTTCGGCGTCAGTACGAAAACGCGTTGGAAGACATCCTTCACTCTGGCCAACAGGCTGGTCAGTTTGCAATACCGGACACCAAGATCGCCACGCTGGCGGTGATTGCCATGTTGAACGGTGTGATGACCTGGTACAGGTCCGGAGGGCGGCTGTCACTGGACGAGGTTGAACAGATCTATTGGAACATGGTGCATAAGGCGGTGACGGCCTGA
- a CDS encoding homoserine dehydrogenase, whose amino-acid sequence MTQALRLGIAGLGTVGVGVVKIVRRHAELLKTRTGRSIEIVAVSARDPNKNRGVNLSDYAWETDPVALAKRDDIDVYVELMGGENGPAKASVEAALASGKDVVTANKALLAIHGQGLAEQAEAAGRVIRFEAAVAGGIPVIKSLTEGLAGNEITRVMGVMNGTCNYILTRMQSQRQGYNALFDECAELGYLEADPNLDVGGIDAAHKLALLASIAFGTKPNFDGIEIEGIQQISLDDIDQAEDMGFRIKLLGVAQRTARGLEQRMQPCLVPSDSPLGQLEGGTNMVVIEGDAVEQVVLRGPGAGEGPTASAVMGDVCDLARGLQIPTFGRPANSLETAAPAVTGLPAPYYLRLGLLDKPGALAKVAAILGDAGVSIDRMRQYAHAESTAPVLIVTHKTTRAALDVALDRFRETDVVAGDPVALRIEEV is encoded by the coding sequence ATGACACAGGCACTGCGGCTGGGAATTGCGGGCTTGGGAACTGTCGGCGTGGGTGTCGTCAAGATTGTCCGCCGCCATGCAGAGTTGCTGAAGACACGCACGGGCCGATCGATTGAAATCGTGGCCGTATCTGCGCGGGATCCAAACAAAAACCGTGGCGTGAACCTGTCAGATTATGCGTGGGAAACCGACCCGGTTGCACTGGCAAAACGCGACGATATCGATGTCTATGTCGAACTGATGGGCGGCGAAAACGGCCCTGCCAAAGCCTCGGTCGAAGCCGCGCTGGCCAGCGGTAAAGATGTCGTGACCGCCAACAAGGCGTTGCTGGCTATCCACGGGCAGGGACTGGCCGAACAGGCCGAAGCCGCAGGTCGCGTCATCCGGTTTGAGGCCGCAGTCGCGGGCGGTATCCCCGTAATCAAATCCCTGACCGAAGGGCTGGCCGGAAACGAGATCACGCGTGTGATGGGCGTGATGAACGGCACCTGCAACTACATTTTGACCCGGATGCAATCGCAGCGCCAGGGCTATAACGCCCTGTTCGACGAATGCGCCGAACTTGGGTATCTTGAGGCCGACCCCAATCTGGATGTCGGTGGCATCGACGCCGCGCACAAACTGGCTTTGCTGGCCTCGATTGCTTTTGGCACCAAGCCGAATTTCGACGGGATCGAAATCGAAGGCATTCAGCAAATCAGCCTCGACGATATCGACCAGGCAGAGGATATGGGCTTCCGCATCAAGCTGCTGGGCGTGGCACAGCGCACTGCGCGCGGGCTGGAGCAGCGCATGCAGCCTTGCCTTGTGCCCAGCGACTCGCCGTTGGGTCAATTGGAAGGCGGCACCAACATGGTGGTGATCGAAGGCGACGCGGTGGAACAGGTTGTTCTGCGCGGCCCCGGTGCAGGCGAAGGCCCGACCGCCAGCGCCGTAATGGGCGACGTCTGCGATCTGGCACGAGGGTTGCAAATCCCGACCTTTGGTCGACCGGCCAATTCGCTGGAAACCGCAGCCCCCGCTGTCACCGGTCTGCCGGCGCCTTATTATCTGCGGCTGGGCCTGTTGGACAAACCCGGTGCTCTGGCCAAGGTTGCAGCCATTCTGGGCGATGCGGGTGTCTCGATTGACCGGATGCGCCAGTATGCCCATGCCGAAAGCACAGCGCCTGTGTTGATCGTTACCCACAAAACCACCCGCGCCGCGCTGGACGTCGCGCTGGACCGGTTCCGGGAAACGGATGTGGTAGCTGGCGACCCCGTCGCTTTGCGGATTGAAGAGGTTTGA
- the glpX gene encoding class II fructose-bisphosphatase: MSAAKTDFNDRLLSLGLARVAEQAALASAFLVGRGDEKAADQAAVNAMREQLNMLDIAGVVVIGEGERDEAPMLYIGEEVGTGNGPGVDIALDPLEGTTLTAKDMPNALTVIAMGPRGSMLHAPDVYMDKLAVGPGLPEGVVNLDMSPRERVEALAKAKGCKPADITVCILERPRHEAMIAEVRETGASIRLITDGDVAGVMHCAESEVTGIDMYMGQGGAPEGVLAAAALKCMGGQIFGRLLFRNDDERGRAAKAGITDLDRVYSRDEMVTADVIFAATGVTGGSLLPRIKREPGWVETTTLLMRSKTGSVRRMSYRTPTWPHDNA, translated from the coding sequence ATGAGTGCTGCCAAAACCGATTTCAACGACCGCCTGCTGTCTCTGGGGCTGGCAAGGGTGGCAGAACAGGCTGCGCTGGCCTCGGCTTTTCTGGTTGGGCGTGGTGACGAGAAAGCCGCCGACCAGGCCGCCGTAAACGCGATGCGCGAACAGCTGAACATGTTGGACATTGCTGGCGTCGTGGTGATCGGTGAAGGTGAACGCGACGAAGCTCCGATGCTTTATATCGGCGAAGAAGTCGGCACCGGAAACGGCCCCGGCGTGGACATCGCACTGGACCCGCTGGAAGGCACAACGCTGACCGCCAAGGATATGCCCAACGCACTGACCGTGATTGCAATGGGTCCTCGCGGTTCCATGCTGCACGCGCCGGACGTTTACATGGACAAGCTGGCCGTTGGTCCAGGCCTGCCCGAGGGTGTCGTCAATCTGGACATGTCTCCGCGTGAACGCGTTGAGGCACTGGCCAAGGCCAAAGGCTGCAAACCGGCCGACATCACCGTCTGTATTCTGGAACGTCCCCGTCACGAGGCGATGATCGCCGAAGTACGCGAAACCGGAGCCTCGATCCGCCTGATCACCGATGGTGACGTGGCGGGCGTCATGCATTGCGCTGAAAGCGAAGTGACCGGCATCGACATGTATATGGGCCAGGGTGGCGCGCCCGAGGGGGTGTTGGCTGCTGCTGCGCTGAAATGCATGGGCGGTCAGATCTTTGGTCGCCTGTTGTTCCGCAATGATGACGAACGGGGCCGTGCTGCCAAGGCCGGCATCACTGATCTGGACCGGGTATATTCGCGCGATGAGATGGTGACTGCGGATGTGATCTTTGCCGCTACAGGCGTAACCGGCGGCTCTCTGTTGCCGCGCATCAAGCGCGAGCCGGGTTGGGTGGAAACCACGACGCTGCTGATGCGGTCAAAGACCGGGTCCGTGCGCCGCATGTCGTATCGTACTCCCACTTGGCCGCACGACAACGCTTAA
- the recJ gene encoding single-stranded-DNA-specific exonuclease RecJ, with translation MNFLGVEQSLTGRRWVGPGAEVERAAEMMAQQTDLPRAVCQVLARRGVPVMEARGFLDPKLKELLPDPRDMKDMEAAATRFLDTVRRREKIAVFADYDVDGGSSAALLLVWLRQMGLQATLYVPDRIDEGYGPNAPAMRELAASHDLIICVDCGTLSHEPIAAAKGADVIVLDHHLGGETLPDCVAVVNPNRQDESGDLSYFCAAGVVFLMLVEAGRQLREAGAKGPDLMSMLDLVALATVADVAPLISANRALVRQGLKVMAQRQRPGLVALSDVSRMDTAPNSYHLGFLLGPRVNAGGRIGQADLGARLLSTDSLPEAQALSERLDTLNTERRDIENDVRAAAMEQAEGRGLDAPLVWAAGEGWHPGVVGIVASRLKETANRPAIVIGFDGDEGKGSGRSVSGVDLGASIQRLAAEGLLVKGGGHKMAAGLTVMRDKLEPAMERLSELLAKQGAGQGGPADMKLDGALMPGAATVELVEQIEQAGPFGAGAPAPRYALPDLQVRFAKRVGETHLKLSLSDGMGGGLDAIAFGAFDGPMGEKLSNHGGARFHFAGRLEVNTWGGRQSVQLRLEDAAEAS, from the coding sequence ATGAATTTTCTTGGGGTTGAGCAATCATTGACAGGTCGGCGCTGGGTTGGCCCGGGAGCCGAGGTGGAACGGGCTGCCGAGATGATGGCGCAACAGACCGACCTGCCTCGTGCGGTATGTCAGGTTCTGGCCCGTCGTGGCGTGCCGGTCATGGAGGCGCGCGGCTTCCTGGATCCAAAACTCAAGGAACTGCTGCCCGATCCTCGCGACATGAAAGACATGGAAGCGGCGGCGACACGCTTCCTGGACACCGTGCGTCGTCGCGAGAAGATCGCGGTGTTCGCAGATTACGATGTTGACGGCGGCAGTTCTGCCGCGCTGCTGCTGGTTTGGCTCCGGCAGATGGGATTGCAGGCGACGCTTTATGTGCCAGATCGGATTGATGAGGGATATGGTCCCAATGCCCCGGCAATGCGAGAGCTGGCAGCCAGCCACGATCTGATCATTTGCGTCGATTGCGGCACCCTCAGCCATGAGCCGATTGCCGCAGCCAAGGGTGCGGATGTAATTGTGCTGGATCATCACCTCGGCGGCGAAACCCTGCCGGACTGCGTTGCCGTCGTGAATCCCAACCGGCAGGATGAAAGCGGTGATCTGAGCTATTTCTGCGCGGCGGGTGTCGTGTTTCTGATGTTGGTCGAAGCTGGGCGCCAATTGCGCGAGGCGGGCGCAAAGGGGCCTGACCTGATGTCGATGCTGGACCTGGTGGCCCTGGCAACCGTGGCTGACGTCGCGCCTCTGATCAGTGCCAATCGCGCCCTTGTTCGACAAGGCCTGAAAGTGATGGCGCAAAGGCAACGCCCCGGACTTGTCGCATTGTCCGATGTCTCACGCATGGATACGGCGCCTAACAGCTATCACCTGGGTTTTCTGCTTGGTCCCCGCGTTAACGCGGGCGGTCGCATCGGACAGGCCGATCTGGGTGCCCGCCTGCTGAGCACGGATTCCCTGCCCGAGGCACAGGCCCTGTCCGAACGGCTGGACACGTTGAACACAGAACGCCGGGACATTGAAAATGACGTACGCGCGGCCGCAATGGAACAAGCCGAAGGCCGCGGTCTCGACGCGCCACTGGTCTGGGCAGCCGGTGAAGGCTGGCACCCCGGTGTGGTGGGCATCGTGGCGTCTCGATTGAAAGAAACCGCCAACCGTCCGGCCATTGTGATCGGTTTTGACGGTGATGAGGGCAAAGGCTCGGGCCGCTCGGTCTCGGGTGTGGATTTAGGGGCGTCGATCCAGCGGCTCGCGGCTGAAGGGTTGCTGGTCAAGGGTGGCGGCCACAAGATGGCCGCTGGACTTACCGTCATGCGCGACAAACTGGAACCTGCCATGGAACGCCTCAGTGAATTGCTGGCTAAACAAGGCGCAGGTCAGGGCGGCCCGGCGGATATGAAGCTGGACGGTGCCCTTATGCCGGGTGCGGCGACAGTGGAACTGGTCGAACAGATCGAACAGGCCGGACCGTTTGGTGCCGGAGCCCCCGCCCCGCGATACGCGCTTCCGGATCTCCAGGTGCGTTTTGCCAAACGTGTGGGGGAAACGCATCTGAAGCTGTCGTTGTCCGATGGCATGGGCGGCGGGCTGGATGCGATTGCCTTTGGTGCCTTTGACGGTCCGATGGGCGAGAAACTGTCAAATCATGGTGGCGCACGCTTTCATTTTGCAGGCCGACTTGAGGTGAACACCTGGGGTGGGCGCCAATCCGTGCAACTCAGGCTCGAGGACGCGGCAGAGGCAAGTTGA
- a CDS encoding DeoR/GlpR family DNA-binding transcription regulator, giving the protein MKKKAPNTHRELELLDALRRLGGAARNSDLVNVLGVSEETVRRTIKSLSKAGTIERVHGGAYLAGAQGDPGFFRRISQHADEKRLIAAHTAKMARDQMTVFLDVGSTTAFVAEELRRANRLTVVSNSIGVVQTLAGINGNRVHLLGGELQSDERGTFGHVAQRQLQRYAFDLAILSTDAISDSRGFLYHSPAEADLAMVVAGQADHVVMAAAHFKFGNMAPYVGPDPRLVHAIVTDAAPKGAMAKSFDRWGIDVQVAKVGGSDAA; this is encoded by the coding sequence GTGAAGAAAAAAGCCCCAAACACCCATCGTGAACTGGAATTGCTTGACGCATTGCGGCGTCTGGGCGGGGCAGCGCGAAACTCTGATTTAGTGAATGTGCTGGGTGTGTCCGAAGAAACGGTGCGACGTACGATCAAGTCCCTGTCCAAGGCGGGCACGATCGAGCGCGTTCATGGCGGTGCCTACCTTGCCGGGGCGCAAGGTGATCCCGGTTTCTTTCGCCGAATTTCGCAGCATGCCGACGAAAAGCGTCTTATCGCTGCTCATACGGCCAAAATGGCCCGGGATCAGATGACGGTTTTTCTGGATGTCGGCTCGACCACCGCCTTTGTCGCCGAGGAATTGCGCCGGGCCAACCGCCTGACGGTTGTAAGCAATTCTATCGGTGTTGTGCAGACCTTGGCGGGGATCAATGGAAACCGTGTGCATCTGCTGGGCGGAGAGCTGCAAAGTGATGAGAGGGGCACGTTTGGCCACGTCGCCCAGAGGCAATTGCAACGATATGCGTTTGATCTTGCGATCCTCAGCACGGATGCGATCTCGGACAGCAGGGGGTTTCTGTATCACAGCCCGGCAGAGGCAGATCTTGCCATGGTCGTGGCTGGTCAGGCGGATCACGTTGTCATGGCTGCCGCGCATTTCAAATTTGGCAATATGGCCCCTTATGTCGGGCCAGATCCGCGTCTGGTGCACGCGATTGTGACAGATGCGGCACCGAAAGGGGCGATGGCCAAGTCCTTTGACCGCTGGGGCATTGACGTACAGGTTGCGAAAGTAGGTGGATCTGATGCGGCGTGA
- a CDS encoding V-type ATP synthase subunit A, translating to MGTVPEGHLSHKIMLSFNWTGVYKVVWVQKGAATIHDIVARLEDEIGGEHTLTLSQKWLVRRPLPENVLKRALSERLYPTEPVLTSQRLIDTFFPIARGGTACIPGPFGAGKTVLQNLIARNAKVDIVIVVACGERAGEAVETIEEFPKMTDPTTGGSLMDRTIIICNTSSMPFAAREASIFTGITLGEYYRQMGYDVLLIADSTSRWAQAMRETSGELEEIPGEEGFPAYLESSIKGLYERAGALKTNDGDFGSLTLIGTVSPAGGNFDEPVTQSNLSTVKCFLGLSYERAYKRFYPAVDPMLSWSRNTDQLSDWYDKNAEPGWTGKVRELLTLIEKGEQVVQMMQVTGEEGVTIDDFATQQKALFVDMVYLQQDAFDKVDATVPLERQIMTFKLVHDVAQSTAVYVDKAEARQVFTQLTGLMKNFHYAAENTPEYKSTWHKIENLCREKLGV from the coding sequence ATTGGAACAGTACCCGAAGGCCATCTAAGCCACAAGATCATGCTGTCGTTCAACTGGACCGGCGTGTACAAGGTAGTCTGGGTGCAAAAAGGCGCGGCCACGATCCATGACATCGTGGCCCGTCTGGAAGACGAAATCGGTGGTGAGCATACGCTGACACTCTCGCAGAAATGGCTGGTTCGGCGACCACTGCCAGAAAATGTACTGAAGCGCGCACTGTCCGAGCGGTTGTATCCGACGGAACCGGTTCTGACTTCGCAACGACTGATTGACACGTTCTTTCCGATTGCACGCGGTGGCACGGCCTGTATTCCCGGGCCGTTCGGAGCGGGTAAAACCGTGCTGCAAAACCTGATCGCACGGAACGCAAAAGTGGATATCGTGATCGTTGTGGCCTGCGGCGAGCGCGCGGGTGAGGCGGTAGAGACCATCGAGGAATTCCCGAAGATGACCGATCCGACCACCGGCGGCAGCCTGATGGATCGGACGATCATCATCTGTAACACGTCGTCCATGCCGTTTGCCGCGCGCGAGGCGTCGATCTTCACCGGAATAACGTTGGGGGAATACTACCGTCAGATGGGGTATGACGTTCTGTTAATCGCCGACAGCACCAGCCGGTGGGCGCAAGCCATGCGTGAAACCTCTGGCGAGCTCGAGGAAATTCCGGGCGAAGAAGGGTTTCCGGCCTATCTGGAAAGCTCGATCAAGGGTCTGTACGAACGCGCCGGGGCGTTGAAAACAAATGACGGCGATTTCGGCAGCCTGACACTGATCGGTACGGTTTCGCCTGCTGGCGGCAACTTTGACGAGCCGGTAACCCAGTCAAACCTGTCGACGGTCAAGTGCTTCCTCGGGTTGTCATATGAACGGGCTTACAAGCGGTTTTATCCGGCAGTCGACCCGATGCTCAGCTGGTCCCGGAATACTGACCAATTGTCCGACTGGTACGACAAGAACGCCGAACCGGGGTGGACGGGCAAAGTACGTGAGCTTCTGACGCTGATCGAAAAAGGTGAACAGGTCGTTCAGATGATGCAGGTCACTGGGGAAGAGGGTGTCACGATTGACGATTTTGCAACCCAACAAAAAGCGTTGTTCGTTGACATGGTCTACTTGCAGCAGGACGCATTTGACAAAGTCGATGCGACCGTGCCACTCGAACGGCAAATAATGACGTTCAAGCTTGTGCACGATGTGGCGCAATCCACGGCAGTCTATGTCGACAAGGCCGAGGCCCGACAGGTGTTCACGCAACTGACCGGGTTGATGAAGAACTTTCACTATGCGGCAGAAAACACACCCGAATACAAATCCACCTGGCATAAGATCGAAAACCTGTGCCGAGAAAAGCTTGGGGTCTGA
- a CDS encoding V-type ATP synthase subunit D, producing MARLQLNKSSLAREQTQLKSYERFLPSLDLKRQQLMAERVRAREEVKRLEHEVQVLSQQVGEKLPMLAQQGIDLEGLVELRDYKVKEVNVVGVKMPDLVRIDVVVRPYPVLTKPHWVDVAARLLHDMVLYAVSEGGRHGHCWGQHWNSTRRPSKPQDHAVVQLDRRVQGSLGAKRRGHDP from the coding sequence ATGGCGCGGTTGCAGCTGAATAAATCATCGCTTGCACGCGAGCAGACACAGCTAAAAAGCTATGAGCGGTTCCTGCCGTCTTTGGACCTGAAACGGCAACAGTTGATGGCCGAACGGGTCAGGGCTCGGGAAGAAGTCAAGCGGCTTGAGCACGAAGTGCAGGTCCTTTCGCAGCAGGTAGGAGAAAAGCTACCGATGCTGGCCCAACAGGGCATTGATTTGGAGGGGCTGGTCGAGCTCAGGGATTACAAGGTCAAGGAGGTCAACGTGGTGGGTGTCAAGATGCCCGACCTGGTCCGGATCGACGTTGTCGTGCGTCCATATCCCGTTTTGACCAAACCCCATTGGGTCGATGTCGCTGCTCGGTTGCTGCACGATATGGTCCTTTACGCCGTCAGTGAAGGTGGGCGACACGGTCACTGCTGGGGACAGCATTGGAACAGTACCCGAAGGCCATCTAAGCCACAAGATCATGCTGTCGTTCAACTGGACCGGCGTGTACAAGGTAGTCTGGGTGCAAAAAGGCGCGGCCACGATCCATGA
- a CDS encoding ABC transporter substrate-binding protein produces the protein MRRHLLSAVAAAAVIAGHGPVWADEAAAQRWIDDEFQPSTLSKDEQMGEMQWFIEAAQPYAGMEINVLSEGIPTHSYESEVLTKAFEEITGIKVNHQILGEGEVVQAVQTQLQTGRNLYDGYVNDSDLIGTHSRLQLAYPLTDMMGGDWAATTSPTLDLDDFMGIQFTTGPDGKLYQLPDQQFANLYWFRKDWFDDEANKAAFKEKYGYDLGVPVNWSAYEDIAEFFTNDVKEVDGTTIYGHMDYGKRAPDLGWRMTDAWLSMAGAGDVGEPNGIPVDEWGIRMEAGTCNPVGASVSRGGAANGPAAVYAIRKWDEWLRAYAPPGAASYDFYQSLPALSQGNVAQQIFWYTAFTADMVKPKSEGNNTVDDEGTPLWRMAPSPHGPYWEEGQKVGYQDVGSWTFLKSTPADRAQAAWLYAQFVTSKTVDVKKSHVGLTFIRDSSVNHESFTERAPKLGGLVEFYRSPDRVAWSPTGINVPDYPKLAQIWWQQIGDVNSGAFTPQEAMDRLAEEMDITMARMQAADESAGVYGGCGPRLNEPQDPSFWLEKPGSPKAKLENEKPQGQTVNYDELVQRWQSQ, from the coding sequence ATGCGGAGACATCTACTTTCCGCAGTGGCGGCGGCTGCCGTCATTGCGGGGCACGGTCCTGTTTGGGCCGACGAAGCCGCAGCACAACGCTGGATCGACGACGAATTCCAGCCATCGACCTTGTCGAAAGACGAACAGATGGGTGAAATGCAGTGGTTCATCGAGGCTGCACAGCCTTACGCTGGCATGGAAATCAACGTCCTGTCCGAAGGCATTCCGACCCACTCTTACGAATCCGAGGTCCTGACCAAGGCATTCGAGGAAATCACCGGAATCAAGGTCAATCACCAAATCCTCGGCGAGGGCGAAGTGGTTCAGGCTGTTCAGACCCAGCTTCAGACAGGTCGGAACCTGTATGACGGCTATGTCAATGACAGTGACCTGATCGGCACGCACTCGCGTCTGCAACTGGCTTATCCGCTAACCGACATGATGGGTGGTGACTGGGCGGCGACGACTTCGCCGACACTGGATCTGGATGACTTCATGGGCATTCAGTTCACCACTGGTCCGGACGGAAAGCTGTATCAGCTGCCCGATCAGCAGTTTGCGAACCTCTACTGGTTCCGCAAGGACTGGTTCGATGACGAAGCCAACAAGGCCGCGTTCAAAGAGAAGTACGGCTATGATCTGGGTGTCCCGGTCAACTGGTCAGCCTACGAGGACATCGCCGAGTTCTTCACCAACGATGTGAAAGAAGTCGATGGCACCACGATCTATGGTCACATGGATTACGGCAAACGTGCGCCTGACCTTGGCTGGCGTATGACTGATGCGTGGCTGTCGATGGCCGGTGCCGGTGATGTGGGCGAACCCAATGGTATCCCTGTCGACGAATGGGGCATCCGCATGGAAGCGGGCACCTGTAACCCTGTTGGCGCTTCGGTGTCACGCGGCGGTGCTGCAAACGGTCCGGCTGCGGTCTATGCGATCCGCAAATGGGATGAATGGCTGCGGGCCTATGCGCCTCCGGGTGCTGCGTCTTATGACTTCTATCAGTCGCTGCCCGCGCTCAGCCAAGGCAACGTGGCCCAGCAGATCTTCTGGTACACCGCCTTTACCGCCGACATGGTGAAGCCGAAGTCTGAAGGCAACAACACTGTGGATGACGAAGGCACACCGCTGTGGCGGATGGCGCCCAGCCCGCACGGCCCCTATTGGGAAGAAGGCCAGAAGGTTGGGTATCAGGACGTGGGCTCCTGGACCTTCCTGAAATCGACCCCTGCGGATCGTGCTCAGGCGGCATGGCTATACGCTCAGTTCGTGACGTCCAAAACTGTTGATGTGAAGAAGTCCCATGTGGGTCTGACCTTCATCCGTGACAGCTCGGTCAATCACGAATCGTTCACCGAACGCGCACCCAAGCTGGGTGGTCTGGTCGAGTTCTATCGCTCGCCTGACCGTGTGGCATGGTCGCCGACCGGCATCAACGTGCCGGATTATCCGAAGCTGGCCCAGATCTGGTGGCAGCAGATCGGTGACGTGAACTCGGGTGCCTTCACCCCGCAAGAGGCGATGGATCGTCTAGCCGAAGAGATGGACATCACCATGGCCCGCATGCAGGCAGCGGATGAAAGTGCCGGTGTCTACGGTGGCTGTGGCCCGCGCCTGAACGAGCCGCAGGATCCGTCCTTCTGGCTGGAGAAGCCGGGCTCGCCCAAGGCCAAGCTTGAGAACGAAAAGCCGCAAGGCCAGACCGTCAACTATGACGAACTGGTTCAGCGCTGGCAGTCTCAGTAA
- a CDS encoding ABC transporter ATP-binding protein, with protein sequence MIELQDATKRVGNVNHIKPTSLTLQTGHFNVLLGATGSGKTSLIKMMAGLDPIASGKVIMDGQNVTRLNTQKRQISLVHQFFVNYPHMTVFDNIASPLRVAGMAQSEIQGRVEEAADLLQLRPMLHRRPHELSGGQQQRTALARAIAKESRAVFLDEPLANLDYKLREELREQLPDLFAGRGAVVVYATSEPEEALLLGGYTALMEDGRVTQFGPTADIYRNPENIAAARVFSDPPINVAQITVSGAQAQLAGGGGWSVTDLVDGEYMVAVRPHRVTPFRTSDTDVELTGRVIVTELSGSDSSAHFQHGDDAWVSLAAGVHPYQVGEDHSFYMNPAHCRYFGQDGKRVA encoded by the coding sequence ATGATCGAACTTCAAGACGCGACCAAACGGGTCGGCAACGTCAACCATATCAAACCCACGTCACTGACCTTGCAAACCGGCCATTTCAATGTGCTGCTGGGTGCCACCGGGTCAGGCAAGACCTCTCTTATCAAGATGATGGCCGGTCTGGATCCGATAGCCTCGGGCAAGGTCATTATGGATGGCCAGAACGTCACGCGGCTGAACACGCAAAAGCGACAAATCAGCCTCGTGCACCAGTTCTTCGTGAACTACCCGCATATGACCGTATTCGACAACATCGCCTCTCCTTTGCGTGTAGCAGGCATGGCGCAGTCCGAAATCCAGGGCCGCGTTGAAGAGGCTGCGGACCTGCTGCAATTACGCCCCATGCTGCACCGTCGGCCGCACGAGCTGTCGGGCGGGCAACAGCAACGGACCGCACTGGCGCGTGCCATCGCGAAGGAAAGCCGCGCCGTGTTCCTCGACGAACCGCTGGCCAACCTTGATTACAAACTGCGTGAAGAACTGCGCGAGCAGCTTCCCGACCTGTTCGCTGGTCGCGGGGCCGTTGTGGTCTACGCCACCTCGGAACCCGAAGAGGCCCTTTTGCTGGGCGGCTACACCGCCCTCATGGAAGATGGCCGTGTGACCCAGTTCGGTCCGACTGCCGACATCTACCGAAACCCTGAAAACATTGCCGCCGCACGTGTGTTCTCGGACCCGCCGATCAACGTTGCCCAAATAACAGTATCTGGCGCTCAGGCGCAGTTGGCTGGCGGCGGCGGCTGGTCCGTCACGGATTTGGTGGATGGAGAGTACATGGTCGCCGTGCGCCCTCACCGCGTGACGCCATTCCGTACATCTGACACGGATGTCGAGCTGACGGGCCGCGTTATCGTAACCGAACTCTCAGGTTCGGATTCCAGCGCGCATTTCCAGCATGGGGATGACGCCTGGGTATCATTGGCTGCTGGCGTTCACCCCTATCAGGTGGGTGAAGATCACAGTTTCTACATGAACCCGGCCCATTGCCGGTATTTCGGCCAAGACGGCAAAAGGGTGGCCTGA